One window of the Mycoplasmopsis anatis genome contains the following:
- a CDS encoding ABC transporter ATP-binding protein yields the protein MFKFNKKLKITKNNVFDYINNEIKDKECIVNNKIAKLLNKATNSKRKKDKNINKKNSSENIIEVQKVSKYYLSGNTVTKVLNEVDLEIKKGEFIIIYGKSGSGKSTLLNLISGLDRPSHGDVIVCDNNLPYLSDNQLTLFRRKHVSFIFQNYNLLENLTGYDNVETGLYLQKNKDKHKDINELLKQYEIYEVKDKYPAQMSGGQQQRISILRALAKNAELIFADEPTGALDENTTRIVLSNLYDINQNEGTTIVMVSHNPSMMPIADRIIRVENGKITSDKRNLNKIHPNQLKQL from the coding sequence ATGTTTAAATTTAATAAGAAATTAAAAATCACAAAAAATAATGTTTTTGATTACATAAATAACGAAATTAAAGATAAAGAATGCATTGTTAACAATAAAATAGCTAAATTATTAAACAAAGCTACAAACTCAAAACGTAAAAAAGATAAAAACATTAATAAGAAAAATTCTAGTGAGAACATTATTGAAGTTCAAAAAGTAAGTAAATATTATCTTTCTGGAAATACTGTGACAAAAGTGCTGAACGAAGTTGACCTTGAAATTAAAAAAGGTGAGTTTATTATTATTTACGGTAAATCCGGTTCAGGTAAAAGTACACTACTAAATTTAATTAGTGGTTTAGACCGTCCAAGTCATGGAGATGTAATAGTTTGTGATAATAATCTTCCCTACTTAAGTGATAATCAACTTACTTTATTTAGACGCAAACATGTTTCGTTCATTTTCCAAAATTATAATTTATTAGAAAATTTAACAGGGTATGATAATGTTGAAACCGGGCTTTACCTTCAAAAAAACAAGGATAAACATAAAGATATTAACGAACTTCTTAAACAATACGAAATTTATGAAGTCAAGGATAAATATCCAGCTCAAATGTCTGGAGGTCAACAACAACGTATTTCTATTTTAAGAGCTTTGGCTAAAAATGCTGAATTAATTTTCGCTGATGAACCGACAGGAGCTCTTGATGAAAACACAACAAGAATTGTTTTATCGAATTTATATGATATTAATCAAAATGAAGGTACAACAATTGTAATGGTGTCGCATAACCCTTCTATGATGCCTATAGCTGATAGAATTATCAGAGTTGAAAATGGTAAAATCACTAGCGATAAAAGAAATTTGAATAAAATACATCCAAATCAATTAAAACAGTTATAA
- a CDS encoding ABC transporter permease, with product MKNLFKETLKSLSKNKVTITGLTILVFLSSSVFTFTSDITKSMTDEYNERIKISKLHDLTLDLNIPSNGSAYNNGYYINGNDQNSVLTPSDYNEPIRYFDENNYLKAEYGISLFNEENDFINLSIFKELNNHYKNLYIKKDDLSKFFNIFYNNKLQNKVIFNINENTKTVLFNEEYNFELFSKTGGQFNIVTKTINLDPNSTIYLDKVYKLNDIAKIITKEDGSIIASEFSTLFINVNTLEATFDFIKGKKWDDLNQVYKIETKDLTKFLGFDKFADNSYIFTSTIDKLINKNVYITNNSNNVKDFIIDNTIQIGYLNGNSLSSLEQQILFSFPKNIELDLPKQWITKNNIYSYFNRWNYTITYDEINADKWSGDFKSYIDDQINRNNFEIPKNLRDFSYWQKKDEIFTDFFDENGNYIKTIKTSDLTSKVSKDDLELRLTIAPKTSQNNSINFEKFSYEGTKTIKEIDKLDEENIYNELDNINNENIKDDTFNRIKNGSLIITKKRLVDKVSEIVTDANIGYRQTLTIDAVDQDTNKRNVFNFINVGNQDSIVNGVKLNIGKLYNEFYNKTSINFIDEHQDKFFKSNQLPIYVSGLLVKYLNQGLNVDPKYVIIDNEIGTVEIFNSNNGDYKTITTKIFKFANFDINGTDINRFNGFGFASDSNKIIIVKQHNINNELTWKNVEFNNHNSIYWKDNDIIDLLISQNWTLRTTYINPNGWAKNNNSFKNTMSLPLGYVVPNADIVDEALNKQTLNIFTSSIEKVLLDSDLVHNGYISKESISVFMDSLKKALNDNDLYKLFTGKANTNTLPKTIFSLIHNLTQTNNGDYFSVIINGLFNNIKIKLETFPTINEQKTYLTQQISNFFGFINNFFGFDLEKYFSASELVNLSKDPKVVLDSISNIILSFNFKIFSEKVMNFYESGEHNKVVKIDNEDLEIKLSASQIIIYLLDSLNQSTVKKAIINILNNLDGNAFVIGENSTLPNKLFSLLPSSAQNAFKTILSETKIFDSNNSEKFNIFKSMLIQILEIFDFNIFSSELNKHLNIYKITDELVTYNKSLEEYETIKKNYAIYSFKISDVLQSALKALFSIPGSNKLIKNLLIEGLNISSKNSIINIDENNRLLIPSPDEEKLDFFDLIKIFDSNTSTSSKLHDFEKDVVIFENIPKDFKSIKDLNYLEKTFLEKYNITNKQEFDKFVDKFNQVREMIKIDRNHINLSKDMNIGNLSRYLINYNFGSGIDHESSNTYWTIISGLLNKFVPYTPATEYSYGLDGLNLFRLWFNIFMLDENIYTREQKVKFAHNLLVFANRRDIIEYFNNPKLLNPTLSNIPLPESADFTVSRSIVDLNGMIELFFKEKEGKLLNQQLNDFINENIEFKPFIIEHKKEITKMFSYIASSDKYYKQDGEALLSKLVRNLIDGDLKSDKFYDNKDIFKVILDNDQISELTTLFGINSVLLDPILRNLTPELLIWLFTDNSNNGINQDSKGNLAWFIQSKIVNFEELIKNESNIFSILFKNEKPLNTLLEHESDLDLVIDNTLNIKMKDFIGKFTFFDIDITKLILDTLSSITIATYDENVIKFNDTSSYVAKVNYSYLANNNKAIYEGKIPQSPTEIERLINSLDSKFLIDVNGIKFIIIGEDITADYLYPVIDENNIQVDTRNQGLIYVNKNGFDRVRFAYQGNVVKEYLLIKSPEGTKVDDLKQTIINVVNSNLESSNTSLKRVYASTETDPINPERSLRVSILSGLINSIQNVSNIILTVLLILVSTSIVFIIRRYINNKNKVIGILVAQGYSTIQLALSFTVFAMFTALIGGISGYIIGFILQEPIGKIFSSYWTLPPNPYKFSFLSFALTIIVPFIGMSILIILISLISLRYKPIDLMSGITEIKIGQKQVKFQQFLKRSSVKVRFSGSLLFNSFWKLMSFALSIILTGITVIFGLSTYNVFDKSIQKTYENRHYKFKYDLETPTSQGGAIHPFDVNDLNKSLYVPLGEGVELKRNYADYFRPGYSSIINYDGKNGVPDEFTSHILSQFSVNIKVDSGVAVDPWSIAYNSMPDSQKSRINMIRDKIGKDLELTQEGLVITEDGQVDFEKTTKELNFFHYIPNKSVITDSKFMYYEWNDKTKEYDIKQITTKYLREEYREFLINAYNKIKQNNVEDFLISFGGIYFDSKYDEKYTYVLSEIDNQTIKLYGYNQDSKLIKIVDSSGEDLLNKLNTYNESNYIPLVINHVSAKKFNLGLDSILDLNVLNHIDRYTYKISKSINSEYNLPTLNYKFKVIGISETYINQEFIIAKKDADRITGLNKMKFKDNEAFNGILSSSDKATQILGSTSLYSPSGYWAGLSTYDINNLDLKEKQEIYDNLFGENGVMITSGTSKQDVALFLSSGSSDNYESVFNNLRSNPETSIDKYSAIFDGWLYMTTASSLESKDIEVSFTKSISTNMESLSSIIISLGLIITMTIIVIISHILINENKKNIAIWSILGYSQKEKVTMFFSIFVPFIIISTLIAIPFSLIIINVFSNLLIQIAAIAVPIKLGILQVIYTLIIIFGVFGITTFASWKHINSIKPVELLKGK from the coding sequence ATGAAGAATTTATTTAAGGAGACGCTCAAATCTCTTTCTAAAAATAAAGTTACAATTACTGGACTAACTATTCTAGTATTTTTATCGTCATCAGTTTTTACATTTACTAGTGATATAACAAAATCCATGACAGATGAGTATAATGAAAGGATTAAAATATCCAAGTTACACGATCTTACCCTTGATTTAAATATACCATCAAATGGTAGTGCATACAATAACGGTTATTATATTAATGGAAATGATCAAAACAGTGTTCTTACACCTTCGGATTATAATGAACCGATAAGATACTTTGACGAAAACAACTATTTAAAAGCTGAATACGGAATTTCGTTATTCAATGAAGAAAATGACTTCATAAATCTTTCTATTTTTAAAGAATTAAATAATCATTACAAAAATTTATATATTAAGAAGGATGATTTATCTAAATTCTTCAACATTTTCTATAATAATAAATTACAAAATAAAGTAATCTTCAATATCAACGAAAATACTAAAACTGTTTTATTTAATGAAGAATATAATTTCGAACTATTTTCTAAAACAGGTGGACAATTTAATATTGTAACTAAAACGATAAATTTAGATCCTAATTCCACCATTTATTTAGATAAAGTTTACAAACTTAATGATATTGCTAAAATCATTACAAAAGAAGATGGTTCAATAATAGCTTCAGAATTTTCAACACTATTTATAAATGTAAACACATTAGAAGCTACATTTGATTTTATCAAAGGTAAAAAATGAGATGACCTTAACCAAGTTTATAAAATTGAAACGAAGGATTTAACTAAGTTTTTAGGCTTTGATAAATTTGCTGATAATAGCTATATTTTTACATCAACAATTGATAAATTAATTAATAAAAATGTATATATAACTAATAATTCAAATAATGTAAAAGATTTTATAATTGATAACACTATACAGATTGGTTATTTAAATGGAAATAGTTTATCCAGTCTAGAACAACAAATTTTATTTTCATTCCCTAAAAATATAGAGCTAGACTTACCTAAACAATGAATTACAAAAAACAACATTTACTCATACTTTAATAGATGAAATTATACAATTACATATGATGAAATTAACGCAGATAAGTGAAGTGGTGATTTTAAATCGTATATTGATGACCAAATAAATAGGAATAATTTTGAAATTCCTAAAAACTTAAGAGATTTTTCGTATTGACAGAAGAAAGATGAAATTTTTACGGATTTCTTTGATGAAAATGGAAATTATATTAAAACCATTAAAACATCTGACTTAACTTCTAAAGTTTCTAAGGATGATTTAGAATTAAGATTAACTATAGCTCCGAAAACTTCCCAAAATAATTCTATAAATTTTGAAAAATTTAGTTATGAAGGGACTAAAACAATTAAGGAAATAGATAAGCTTGATGAAGAAAATATTTATAATGAGCTTGATAATATAAATAATGAAAACATTAAAGATGACACTTTCAACCGAATTAAAAATGGTTCTTTAATTATTACTAAAAAACGGTTAGTTGATAAAGTTTCTGAAATTGTAACAGATGCAAATATAGGGTATAGGCAAACTTTAACGATTGACGCAGTCGATCAAGATACTAACAAAAGAAATGTATTCAATTTTATTAATGTTGGTAATCAAGATTCTATTGTTAATGGCGTTAAACTAAATATTGGCAAACTTTATAATGAGTTTTATAATAAAACATCAATAAATTTCATTGATGAGCATCAAGACAAATTTTTCAAGAGCAATCAATTGCCTATATATGTATCGGGTCTATTGGTTAAATATCTTAATCAAGGTCTTAATGTTGACCCTAAATACGTTATTATTGATAATGAAATTGGGACAGTTGAAATCTTCAACTCAAATAACGGTGATTATAAAACTATAACTACTAAAATCTTTAAATTTGCAAATTTTGATATTAATGGAACTGATATTAATCGTTTTAATGGGTTTGGTTTTGCTTCCGACTCAAACAAAATAATCATTGTTAAACAACACAATATCAACAACGAATTAACATGAAAGAATGTTGAATTTAATAATCACAATTCAATTTATTGAAAAGATAACGATATAATTGACTTATTAATTAGTCAAAACTGGACTTTAAGAACAACATATATTAACCCAAATGGGTGAGCAAAAAATAATAATTCATTTAAAAATACTATGTCACTTCCTCTAGGGTATGTTGTTCCTAATGCGGACATAGTCGATGAAGCTTTGAATAAGCAAACGCTTAATATTTTTACAAGTTCAATTGAAAAAGTTCTACTAGACAGTGATTTAGTTCATAATGGTTATATTTCTAAAGAATCTATATCAGTTTTTATGGATTCGCTCAAAAAAGCTTTAAATGATAACGATTTATATAAATTATTCACAGGTAAAGCAAATACTAATACATTACCTAAAACCATTTTTTCATTAATCCATAATCTAACTCAAACGAATAATGGTGATTATTTCTCTGTTATTATTAATGGATTATTTAATAATATAAAAATAAAACTTGAAACTTTTCCTACTATTAATGAACAGAAAACTTATTTAACTCAACAAATATCTAACTTTTTTGGATTTATAAATAATTTCTTTGGTTTCGATTTAGAAAAATATTTTAGTGCATCAGAATTAGTTAATTTATCAAAAGATCCAAAAGTAGTTTTAGATTCCATATCAAATATAATTTTATCGTTCAACTTTAAAATATTTTCCGAAAAAGTAATGAATTTTTATGAAAGCGGTGAACATAACAAGGTGGTTAAAATCGATAATGAAGATCTAGAGATTAAATTAAGTGCTTCACAAATAATAATTTATCTTTTAGATTCATTAAATCAATCAACAGTAAAAAAAGCTATTATAAATATATTAAATAATTTAGATGGAAACGCATTTGTCATTGGTGAAAATAGTACACTGCCAAATAAATTATTTTCACTTTTACCTTCTTCCGCTCAAAACGCCTTTAAAACTATATTGTCAGAAACGAAGATTTTTGACTCAAATAATTCAGAAAAATTTAATATTTTCAAATCTATGTTAATTCAAATATTGGAGATATTTGACTTTAATATTTTTTCTTCAGAATTAAACAAACATTTAAATATCTATAAAATAACTGATGAATTAGTTACATATAACAAAAGTTTAGAAGAATACGAAACTATTAAGAAAAACTATGCTATCTATTCATTTAAAATTTCAGATGTACTCCAATCTGCTTTAAAAGCATTATTTTCGATTCCAGGTTCAAATAAACTGATTAAAAATTTATTAATCGAAGGATTGAATATTTCATCCAAGAACTCAATCATAAATATTGATGAAAACAACAGATTATTAATACCATCGCCTGATGAAGAAAAACTAGACTTCTTTGATTTAATAAAAATATTCGATTCTAATACCTCAACTTCATCTAAATTACATGATTTTGAAAAAGACGTAGTTATTTTTGAAAATATACCTAAAGATTTCAAGTCCATAAAGGACTTAAATTACCTAGAAAAAACGTTTTTAGAAAAATATAATATAACTAATAAACAAGAATTTGATAAGTTTGTAGATAAATTTAATCAAGTTAGAGAAATGATTAAAATCGATAGAAATCATATAAATCTTTCTAAAGATATGAATATAGGAAATCTTTCTAGATACTTAATAAATTACAATTTTGGTTCTGGAATAGATCATGAAAGTTCAAATACCTATTGAACAATCATAAGCGGTTTATTGAATAAATTTGTGCCTTATACACCAGCTACTGAATATAGCTATGGTCTAGATGGATTAAACTTATTTAGATTATGATTCAATATATTTATGCTCGATGAAAACATATATACAAGGGAACAAAAAGTCAAATTTGCACATAATTTATTAGTGTTTGCAAATAGAAGAGATATTATTGAATATTTCAATAATCCCAAATTATTAAATCCCACATTATCAAATATACCGTTGCCAGAAAGTGCAGATTTTACAGTTTCACGTTCAATTGTCGACCTAAACGGAATGATTGAATTATTCTTTAAAGAAAAAGAAGGAAAATTATTAAATCAACAATTAAATGATTTTATAAACGAAAATATAGAATTTAAACCATTTATAATTGAACACAAAAAAGAAATAACTAAAATGTTTAGTTATATTGCATCATCTGATAAATATTATAAACAAGATGGCGAAGCATTATTATCTAAGCTTGTTAGAAATCTCATTGATGGTGATTTAAAGAGTGATAAATTTTATGATAACAAGGATATTTTTAAAGTTATTTTGGACAACGACCAAATAAGTGAATTAACAACTCTTTTTGGTATAAATTCAGTGTTACTAGATCCTATTTTGAGAAATTTAACACCCGAATTATTAATTTGGTTGTTTACCGACAATTCAAATAATGGGATAAATCAAGATTCAAAAGGAAACTTGGCTTGATTCATTCAAAGTAAAATTGTTAACTTCGAGGAGTTAATTAAAAATGAGTCAAACATATTTTCAATACTATTTAAGAATGAAAAACCATTAAACACACTTCTTGAACATGAAAGTGATCTTGATTTGGTTATCGATAATACCCTAAACATTAAAATGAAAGATTTTATAGGTAAATTTACCTTTTTCGATATAGATATCACAAAGTTAATTTTAGACACACTAAGCTCAATTACTATAGCGACATATGATGAAAATGTTATTAAATTTAATGACACAAGTTCATATGTTGCAAAGGTTAATTACTCTTATTTAGCAAATAATAATAAAGCAATTTATGAAGGTAAAATTCCTCAAAGTCCTACCGAGATAGAAAGATTAATCAATTCACTTGACTCTAAATTCCTAATCGATGTAAATGGGATTAAGTTTATAATTATAGGTGAAGACATAACTGCCGATTATTTATATCCAGTTATTGATGAAAATAATATTCAAGTAGACACAAGAAATCAAGGTTTAATTTACGTTAATAAAAATGGATTTGATAGAGTTAGATTTGCTTATCAAGGTAATGTTGTTAAAGAATATTTATTAATTAAAAGTCCTGAAGGCACTAAAGTAGATGATTTAAAACAAACAATAATAAATGTTGTAAATTCCAACCTAGAAAGTAGTAATACATCATTAAAAAGAGTTTATGCATCGACTGAAACGGATCCGATTAACCCTGAAAGATCTCTTAGAGTAAGTATACTCTCAGGTTTAATTAATTCTATTCAGAACGTTTCTAATATCATTCTTACAGTTTTACTTATTTTGGTTTCGACATCAATTGTCTTTATTATAAGAAGATATATCAACAATAAAAACAAAGTTATTGGTATCTTAGTAGCTCAAGGTTATTCAACAATTCAACTTGCCTTGTCATTTACTGTTTTTGCAATGTTCACTGCATTAATTGGTGGAATTTCAGGTTATATAATCGGATTTATATTACAGGAACCGATAGGTAAAATATTTAGTTCATATTGAACATTACCACCTAATCCATACAAATTCTCATTCTTGAGTTTTGCTCTTACAATTATTGTTCCATTTATTGGAATGTCAATATTAATAATATTAATATCATTAATTTCATTACGTTATAAACCTATTGATTTAATGTCTGGAATTACTGAGATTAAAATCGGTCAAAAACAAGTGAAATTTCAACAATTCCTTAAAAGAAGTTCAGTTAAAGTTAGATTTAGTGGATCTTTATTATTTAATAGTTTTTGAAAATTAATGTCATTTGCACTTAGCATCATTTTAACTGGAATAACAGTAATATTTGGATTATCTACATACAACGTATTTGATAAATCAATTCAAAAAACTTATGAAAATAGACATTATAAGTTTAAATATGATTTAGAAACGCCTACATCACAAGGTGGAGCAATACATCCTTTTGATGTTAACGATTTAAACAAATCACTTTATGTTCCATTAGGTGAAGGAGTAGAATTAAAAAGAAATTATGCAGACTATTTCAGACCAGGATACTCTTCAATAATAAATTATGACGGCAAAAATGGTGTTCCAGATGAATTTACCTCACATATTCTTTCACAATTCTCTGTAAATATTAAAGTTGATTCTGGTGTTGCTGTAGATCCATGATCAATCGCTTACAATTCAATGCCTGACTCACAAAAATCTAGAATAAACATGATTAGGGATAAAATAGGAAAAGATCTTGAATTAACTCAAGAAGGATTAGTTATAACTGAAGATGGACAAGTAGATTTTGAAAAGACAACTAAAGAGTTAAACTTCTTCCATTACATTCCTAATAAAAGTGTTATCACTGACTCAAAATTTATGTATTATGAATGAAATGATAAAACTAAAGAATATGATATTAAACAAATTACAACAAAATATTTAAGAGAAGAATATAGAGAATTCTTAATTAACGCTTATAACAAAATTAAGCAAAATAATGTTGAAGACTTTTTAATTTCTTTTGGTGGTATTTATTTTGATTCTAAATATGATGAAAAATACACTTATGTTTTAAGTGAGATAGACAATCAAACAATCAAACTTTACGGATATAATCAAGACTCAAAATTGATCAAAATAGTTGACTCTTCTGGTGAAGATCTTCTCAATAAACTTAATACTTATAATGAATCTAATTACATTCCTTTAGTAATAAATCATGTAAGTGCTAAAAAATTTAATTTAGGTCTTGACTCAATATTAGATTTAAATGTATTAAATCATATTGATAGATACACCTATAAAATAAGTAAATCTATAAATTCTGAATATAATTTACCAACTCTAAATTATAAGTTTAAAGTTATAGGTATTAGTGAAACATATATAAATCAAGAATTTATTATTGCTAAGAAAGATGCGGATAGAATTACCGGGTTAAATAAAATGAAGTTCAAAGACAATGAGGCGTTTAATGGTATTTTATCTTCATCAGATAAAGCAACACAAATATTAGGTTCAACTTCACTTTATTCACCATCAGGTTATTGAGCTGGTCTATCAACATATGATATAAATAATCTTGATTTAAAGGAAAAACAAGAAATTTATGATAATTTATTTGGTGAAAATGGTGTAATGATAACTTCCGGTACATCAAAACAAGATGTTGCGCTATTTTTAAGTTCAGGATCATCTGATAATTATGAATCTGTATTTAACAATCTTAGAAGTAATCCAGAGACTTCAATAGATAAATATTCAGCAATATTTGATGGTTGGTTATACATGACAACAGCTTCATCATTAGAATCTAAAGATATTGAAGTTTCATTTACCAAGTCTATTTCAACAAATATGGAAAGTTTATCATCAATAATAATTAGTCTAGGTTTAATTATAACTATGACTATCATTGTAATTATTTCTCACATTTTAATTAATGAAAACAAGAAAAACATTGCAATATGATCTATTTTAGGTTATAGCCAAAAAGAAAAAGTTACGATGTTCTTTTCAATTTTTGTTCCATTTATAATAATCTCAACATTAATAGCTATTCCCTTCTCATTAATTATTATTAATGTATTTAGTAATTTATTGATACAAATTGCAGCAATTGCAGTTCCGATTAAATTGGGAATTTTACAAGTAATTTATACTCTAATAATTATCTTTGGTGTATTTGGAATAACTACTTTTGCTTCATGAAAACACATTAATAGCATAAAACCAGTTGAATTATTGAAAGGAAAATAA
- the ftsH gene encoding ATP-dependent zinc metalloprotease FtsH: MKNNKQNPRKIWVYGFLVIVLLAIATWILFDILRFSAYKNSNFGELLSQIQEIVKTGPSDTNKIQNIVYDPNTNLTTWTVVSSIDGKLVLNNYRAGGALQSYMSILGNIKFPEFPDASFSDLLYQATNKTFDVSQAIPKQTPTIVSWLVTLLPTILIIGVIGFFMWITLKMNSGAGGSGILGDKSPAQKIISDKKFKDVAGNQEPIEEIKEIVDYLKNPKKYKDSGARMPHGILLGGPPGTGKTLIAKATAGEANVPFYYISASSFVEMFVGLGAKRVRQVVAEARKNPAAIIFIDELDAIGRTRGSGIGGGHDEREQTLNQLLVEMDGMESNAGILYIAATNRVDVLDPALTRPGRFDRTITVGLPNVKEREDILKLHAKGKRFDSNVDFKNIAKRTPGYSGAQLENVINEATLLSVRENSNKITLAILDEAIDRVMSGPAKKTRVITKEELTMVAYHEAGHAVVGIKVPSASKVQKITIVPRGDAGGYNLIIPEEEKYNMTKSELLATIASYMGGRAAESIIYGQENISTGAGSDIDRATNIARKMVTQYGMSDLGPVKYENDEGSPFLGRTLATNSNYSSKIGHEIDLEVRKIISDALALATKTIQENRELLELIKERLLQKETIVSEEIDYIAKNLRLPEDPQEEQVKSDDANVSIDDLIKSVEE, encoded by the coding sequence ATGAAAAATAATAAACAAAATCCAAGAAAAATTTGAGTTTATGGTTTTTTAGTTATTGTGCTTTTAGCAATAGCAACTTGAATTCTTTTTGACATTTTAAGATTTTCGGCTTATAAAAATTCCAATTTTGGTGAATTATTAAGTCAAATTCAAGAAATTGTCAAAACTGGTCCAAGCGATACAAACAAGATTCAAAATATTGTATATGATCCAAACACAAATTTAACTACGTGAACAGTTGTAAGCAGTATTGATGGTAAGTTAGTACTTAATAATTATAGAGCTGGTGGAGCTCTACAAAGTTATATGAGTATTTTAGGAAATATTAAATTTCCAGAGTTTCCTGATGCTTCATTTTCAGATTTGCTATATCAAGCAACTAACAAAACATTTGATGTAAGTCAAGCAATTCCTAAACAAACTCCAACAATTGTTTCATGACTTGTAACTTTATTGCCAACAATCTTGATAATCGGAGTAATTGGATTCTTTATGTGAATCACCTTAAAAATGAATTCCGGTGCAGGCGGTTCTGGGATCCTTGGTGATAAAAGTCCTGCTCAAAAAATTATTTCTGATAAAAAATTCAAAGATGTTGCAGGAAATCAAGAACCAATTGAAGAAATTAAAGAAATTGTAGATTATTTAAAGAATCCTAAAAAATATAAAGACTCTGGAGCCAGAATGCCACATGGTATTTTACTTGGAGGTCCTCCAGGTACAGGTAAAACCTTAATTGCAAAAGCAACAGCAGGAGAAGCTAATGTTCCATTCTACTATATTTCAGCATCAAGTTTTGTTGAAATGTTTGTAGGTTTAGGGGCAAAAAGAGTTAGACAAGTTGTAGCAGAAGCTAGAAAAAACCCTGCTGCGATTATCTTTATCGATGAATTAGATGCTATTGGTAGAACAAGAGGAAGTGGTATCGGTGGTGGTCACGATGAACGTGAACAAACATTAAACCAACTATTAGTTGAAATGGATGGAATGGAATCTAACGCAGGAATATTATATATAGCAGCAACAAACCGTGTCGATGTTTTAGACCCTGCATTAACCCGTCCAGGTAGATTCGACAGAACTATCACTGTAGGTTTACCAAATGTAAAAGAACGTGAAGATATTCTAAAATTACACGCAAAAGGAAAAAGATTTGATTCTAATGTTGATTTCAAAAATATAGCAAAAAGAACCCCTGGGTATTCAGGTGCTCAGTTAGAAAATGTTATCAATGAAGCTACATTATTATCAGTTAGAGAAAATTCTAACAAAATAACATTAGCTATTCTTGATGAAGCTATTGACCGTGTTATGTCTGGACCTGCTAAAAAAACTAGAGTTATTACAAAAGAAGAGCTAACAATGGTCGCATATCATGAAGCTGGTCATGCTGTTGTAGGTATTAAAGTTCCTTCTGCAAGCAAAGTTCAAAAAATTACCATAGTACCTCGTGGAGATGCTGGAGGTTATAACTTAATTATACCTGAGGAAGAAAAATATAACATGACTAAGAGTGAGCTATTAGCAACGATAGCAAGTTATATGGGAGGACGTGCCGCTGAATCGATTATCTACGGACAAGAAAATATTTCAACCGGTGCTGGAAGCGATATTGATAGAGCAACGAATATTGCGAGAAAAATGGTTACTCAATATGGTATGAGTGATTTAGGACCAGTTAAATATGAAAATGATGAAGGTAGTCCGTTCCTAGGAAGAACTTTAGCTACAAATAGTAATTATAGTTCAAAGATTGGTCATGAAATCGATTTAGAAGTTAGAAAAATTATAAGTGATGCTTTAGCTTTAGCAACTAAGACAATTCAAGAAAATAGAGAATTATTAGAACTTATTAAAGAAAGACTATTACAAAAAGAAACAATTGTTTCTGAGGAAATCGACTACATCGCCAAAAATCTTAGACTTCCTGAAGATCCACAAGAAGAACAAGTTAAAAGTGACGATGCAAATGTAAGTATTGATGATTTAATAAAAAGTGTAGAAGAGTAA